One Janthinobacterium sp. TB1-E2 genomic region harbors:
- the flgG gene encoding flagellar basal-body rod protein FlgG, whose amino-acid sequence MNPAMWISKTGVQAQDAKLQAIANNLANVNTVGFKRDRVVFEDLFYQVEQQPGTQRADNTLSPSGVQLGNGTHMVGTQKVFTTGSLQTTSREFDVAITGNGFLQVLRPNGEAAYTRAGQLGINENGVMVNAQGLPLVPQITVPNNATAITIGENGMVTATVPGNVAGTELGQLNLSSFVNPTGLLALGENLFQETASSGTPTEGRPGEGALGKLKQFALEGSNVQVVEEMVDMIAAQRTYEMNTKVLSAADNMLQYLAQAAR is encoded by the coding sequence ATGAATCCAGCAATGTGGATCAGCAAGACCGGCGTGCAGGCACAAGATGCCAAACTGCAAGCCATCGCGAATAACCTGGCCAACGTCAATACCGTTGGCTTCAAGCGCGACCGCGTCGTCTTCGAAGACCTGTTTTACCAGGTCGAGCAGCAGCCGGGCACGCAGCGCGCCGACAATACCCTCTCGCCATCGGGCGTACAGCTGGGTAACGGTACCCACATGGTGGGCACGCAAAAGGTGTTTACCACCGGCAGCCTGCAAACGACGAGCCGCGAATTCGACGTCGCCATCACCGGCAACGGCTTTTTGCAAGTGCTGCGCCCGAACGGCGAAGCGGCCTACACGCGCGCCGGCCAGCTGGGCATCAATGAAAACGGCGTGATGGTCAACGCCCAGGGCTTGCCCCTGGTGCCGCAAATCACCGTGCCGAACAATGCCACGGCGATCACCATCGGCGAAAACGGCATGGTCACGGCCACCGTGCCGGGCAATGTCGCCGGTACCGAACTGGGCCAGTTGAACCTTTCCAGCTTCGTCAACCCGACGGGCCTGCTGGCACTCGGTGAAAACCTGTTCCAGGAAACGGCATCGAGCGGCACGCCGACGGAAGGCCGTCCCGGCGAAGGCGCCCTGGGCAAGCTGAAACAGTTCGCGCTGGAAGGCTCGAACGTGCAGGTGGTCGAAGAGATGGTCGACATGATCGCTGCCCAGCGCACCTATGAAATGAACACCAAGGTGCTGTCGGCCGCCGACAATATGCTGCAATACCTGGCGCAAGCGGCACGCTGA